A region of Halalkaliarchaeum desulfuricum DNA encodes the following proteins:
- a CDS encoding thiamine pyrophosphate-dependent enzyme: MSKTTQSPAEIVEEHPDDSVLRDRRIPHIWCPGCGLGTTIKAFGEALERSPKGLDDHAVVSGIGCAGRAAGYINTDSYHTTHGRAIPFATGLKVANPEMEVSVVSGDGDLFNIGGNHFLHAARRNLDLTIVCSNNFNYGMTGGQFGGTTPTGKVTSTTPEGNYERPFNLPLLAESLDVPFVARWTILHPRRLADAIEAAMEKPGIGFVEVITPCPEGFGKANDFPEGLDMMHYFEEHSVIDHDADLEEVGIALEGEDLVLGNFIDEESSSYLETKERLLGGESE, translated from the coding sequence ATGAGCAAGACCACGCAGTCGCCGGCGGAAATCGTCGAGGAACACCCCGACGACAGTGTCCTCAGGGATCGTCGGATCCCCCACATCTGGTGTCCCGGCTGCGGCCTCGGAACGACGATCAAGGCGTTCGGTGAGGCGCTCGAGCGCTCCCCGAAGGGGCTGGACGACCACGCCGTCGTCAGCGGGATCGGCTGTGCCGGCCGCGCGGCCGGTTACATCAACACCGACTCGTATCACACCACCCACGGCCGGGCGATCCCCTTTGCGACCGGGCTGAAGGTCGCCAACCCCGAGATGGAGGTGTCGGTGGTCTCCGGCGACGGTGACCTGTTCAACATCGGCGGCAACCACTTCCTGCACGCCGCCAGGCGAAACCTCGATCTCACGATCGTCTGTTCGAACAACTTCAACTACGGCATGACCGGCGGACAGTTCGGCGGCACCACCCCGACGGGCAAGGTGACCTCGACGACTCCCGAGGGCAACTACGAGCGACCGTTCAACCTCCCGCTTCTCGCCGAGAGCCTCGACGTCCCGTTCGTCGCCCGGTGGACGATCCTCCATCCGCGACGGCTCGCGGACGCGATCGAGGCCGCGATGGAGAAGCCGGGGATCGGCTTCGTCGAGGTGATCACCCCCTGCCCGGAGGGGTTCGGCAAGGCGAACGACTTCCCGGAGGGACTCGACATGATGCATTACTTCGAGGAACACTCGGTGATCGATCACGACGCCGACCTCGAGGAGGTCGGTATCGCACTGGAAGGGGAAGACCTCGTGTTGGGCAACTTCATCGACGAGGAGAGTTCGTCGTATCTCGAAACCAAAGAGCGGTTGCTCGGAGGTGAGAGCGAATGA
- a CDS encoding 2-oxoacid:acceptor oxidoreductase family protein, whose product MSRTEFRFSGFGGQGVITMAHVLGHGASVHADMDATMTEAYGPEKTGGFSRGDVVVSDEEIDYPNVVDPDVVVAFSQDAFERDADTVTEDGLVLVERNLVDPEPLLERRPDATVASLSAIDLAEELGHKVVANVLTLGAVVELVGTPPAEAVRAAIRETVPDGTEDLNERAFERGQAVVADDELDYLGGERREVVQ is encoded by the coding sequence ATGAGCCGAACGGAGTTCCGGTTTTCGGGCTTCGGCGGCCAGGGCGTGATCACGATGGCGCACGTGCTCGGCCACGGCGCCAGCGTCCACGCCGACATGGACGCGACGATGACGGAGGCGTACGGTCCCGAAAAGACCGGCGGCTTCTCGCGGGGCGACGTCGTCGTCAGCGACGAGGAGATCGACTACCCGAACGTGGTGGATCCCGACGTCGTGGTCGCGTTCTCCCAGGACGCGTTCGAACGTGACGCCGACACCGTCACGGAGGACGGACTCGTGCTCGTCGAACGGAACCTGGTCGATCCCGAACCGCTGCTCGAACGGCGGCCGGACGCGACGGTGGCGTCGCTGTCGGCGATCGACCTCGCCGAGGAACTGGGACACAAGGTCGTCGCCAACGTCCTCACGCTGGGTGCCGTCGTCGAACTCGTCGGCACGCCGCCAGCGGAGGCGGTCCGGGCGGCGATCCGCGAGACCGTCCCGGACGGCACCGAAGACCTCAACGAGCGGGCGTTCGAGCGCGGCCAGGCCGTCGTCGCCGACGACGAACTCGACTACCTCGGTGGAGAGCGACGGGAGGTGGTACAATGA
- a CDS encoding RnfABCDGE type electron transport complex subunit B, whose protein sequence is MSVDRVDPLGTGRTATERVDADVLVVGGGIAGIQSSLDLADSGAEVVLVERSPSIGGKMAALDKNFPTLDCSICIEGPVMSDAIEHDNIEVLTLAELTDLSGAAGDFSADVYQAPRFVGDECTRCDDCVEACPEYAPNEFDEGIGSRTAIFTPFEQAEPGPYVVDLDTCMNDPPNVMPCDRCQRACGPDCIDFEMTPTEYEIDVSSVIVATGFDVLNPEVIDEYGYGEHPDVLTSMEYERMLDAAGPTEGHIVRPSDGEHPEDVLFVYCVGSRDQRHCEYCSRVCCMYSNKQAIQSVDHGVDDVTALYMDMRAYGKGFDDFYDRAREEADVDYVRGRPAEVHTDGDSPVVRYEDADAGEVREEEYDMVVLAPALIPSDGTPDLAARLGVEVDEDGFFATTEAGGDMTETTRDGVYAAGAATGPKDIPDSVAEASGAASRALSHVEERTWPEPVDVEPIDATGEERIGVFVCHCGSNIAGTIDVEEVADWADDLPNVEYTEDLLFACAGNTQEHITETVKEHELNRVVVASCSPKTHGPTFERVIAEAGLNKYLLEMANVRNHNSWVHDDEVSATEKAKDMVKMAVDKAAFLTPLEEIDQPVEQTGVVIGGGIAGMSAAVSMAQNGHEVHLIEREEELGGQLRHLEELHPGGRDPEDLLERRRRQLEEHGVVVHTDTEVEGVSGHVGNFPVNLDSGETIVAGAVVLATGASPYEPDEFGYDDNPEVITNRELDARLADGGVDADRVTFVGCVGSRDGDRGCSRYCCSSIVGQANQLAADGATVDVVNKDVRTFSRGGEEAYRAAQQRGVRFFRYDQDTPAGEALEYDPDDGELSFHERTLDREVVLEPDLIVLATGLRSNGADEENDVASQLTVTRDEEEFLLESHPKLGPVEASVGGVFMAGTAQGPKGVRDAVDGALGTAAKADALLSKDEIAQEPLAAQIDPETCIGCTRCADVCPYNAVEGEAQDVHSVIEAACMGCGTCASACPTDSITMPGFTDEQIKAQISAALEHNPEEKVLTFACNWCSYAGADQAGIEKRNYPESIRIVRTMCSGRVDEEFVDHAFEEGAGAVLVTGCHIGDCHYIDANTYTEERVQRWQNKLDEEDEGRLQLEWISAAEGERFASKATEMDEVVREFVETRARADGGCCGDCDAGSAAGGDRP, encoded by the coding sequence ATGAGCGTCGACCGGGTCGATCCGCTCGGCACTGGTCGCACCGCGACCGAGCGCGTCGACGCCGACGTGCTGGTCGTGGGCGGCGGCATCGCCGGCATCCAGTCGAGCCTCGATCTCGCCGACTCCGGCGCCGAGGTCGTGCTCGTCGAGCGATCGCCGTCGATCGGCGGCAAGATGGCCGCCCTCGACAAGAACTTCCCCACCCTCGACTGCTCGATCTGCATCGAGGGGCCGGTGATGAGCGACGCGATCGAACACGACAACATCGAGGTGCTCACGCTCGCGGAGCTCACCGACCTTTCGGGAGCGGCCGGCGACTTCTCCGCCGACGTCTACCAGGCGCCCCGGTTCGTGGGCGACGAGTGCACCCGGTGTGACGACTGCGTGGAGGCGTGTCCCGAATACGCCCCCAACGAGTTCGACGAGGGGATCGGGTCGCGGACCGCGATCTTTACGCCGTTCGAGCAGGCGGAGCCGGGGCCGTACGTTGTGGATCTGGACACCTGTATGAACGACCCGCCCAACGTGATGCCGTGTGACCGGTGTCAGCGGGCCTGCGGACCCGACTGCATCGACTTCGAGATGACGCCCACCGAGTACGAGATCGACGTCTCCTCGGTGATCGTCGCCACCGGCTTCGACGTGCTCAATCCGGAGGTGATCGACGAATACGGCTACGGCGAGCATCCGGACGTGCTCACGAGCATGGAGTACGAACGGATGCTCGACGCCGCCGGGCCCACCGAGGGGCACATCGTGCGTCCCTCCGACGGGGAACACCCCGAGGACGTGCTGTTCGTCTACTGTGTGGGAAGCCGTGATCAGCGCCACTGCGAGTACTGCTCGCGCGTCTGCTGTATGTACTCCAACAAGCAGGCGATCCAGTCGGTCGACCACGGCGTCGACGACGTCACGGCGCTGTACATGGACATGCGGGCGTACGGCAAGGGGTTCGACGACTTCTACGACCGGGCCCGCGAGGAGGCCGACGTCGACTACGTCCGGGGTCGCCCCGCCGAGGTCCACACCGACGGTGACTCGCCGGTCGTCCGGTACGAGGACGCCGACGCCGGCGAGGTCCGCGAGGAGGAGTACGACATGGTCGTGCTCGCACCCGCGCTCATCCCCAGCGACGGCACGCCGGATCTGGCCGCCCGTCTCGGGGTCGAGGTCGACGAGGACGGCTTCTTTGCGACCACCGAGGCCGGCGGCGACATGACCGAAACCACCCGCGACGGGGTGTACGCCGCCGGCGCGGCGACCGGGCCGAAGGACATCCCCGACAGCGTCGCCGAGGCGTCCGGGGCGGCCTCGCGGGCGCTCTCCCACGTCGAGGAGCGCACCTGGCCCGAGCCGGTCGACGTCGAGCCGATCGACGCCACCGGCGAGGAGCGGATCGGCGTGTTCGTCTGCCACTGTGGCTCCAACATCGCCGGCACGATCGACGTCGAGGAGGTCGCCGACTGGGCCGATGACCTGCCGAACGTCGAGTACACCGAGGATCTGCTGTTCGCCTGCGCGGGCAACACCCAGGAGCACATCACCGAGACGGTGAAGGAACACGAACTCAACCGGGTGGTGGTCGCCTCCTGCTCGCCGAAGACCCACGGCCCCACCTTCGAACGGGTGATCGCCGAGGCCGGCCTGAACAAGTACCTCCTCGAGATGGCCAACGTCCGGAACCACAACTCCTGGGTCCACGACGACGAGGTGAGCGCGACCGAGAAGGCGAAGGACATGGTGAAGATGGCCGTCGACAAGGCGGCGTTCCTCACGCCCTTGGAGGAGATCGACCAGCCGGTCGAGCAGACCGGCGTCGTGATCGGCGGCGGGATCGCCGGGATGTCGGCGGCGGTCTCGATGGCCCAGAACGGACACGAGGTCCACCTGATCGAGCGAGAGGAGGAACTCGGCGGTCAGCTCCGGCACCTCGAGGAGCTCCATCCCGGGGGACGGGACCCCGAGGACCTCCTCGAGCGTCGCCGACGACAGCTCGAAGAGCACGGCGTCGTCGTCCACACCGACACCGAGGTCGAGGGGGTGAGCGGTCACGTCGGTAACTTCCCGGTCAACCTCGACTCCGGCGAGACCATCGTCGCCGGCGCGGTGGTGCTCGCGACGGGTGCCTCGCCGTACGAGCCAGACGAGTTCGGCTACGACGACAACCCCGAGGTGATCACGAACCGCGAACTCGACGCGCGGCTCGCCGACGGCGGCGTCGACGCCGACCGGGTGACGTTCGTCGGCTGTGTCGGCTCACGCGACGGCGACCGCGGCTGCTCGCGGTACTGCTGTTCCTCGATCGTCGGGCAGGCGAACCAGCTCGCCGCCGACGGCGCGACTGTCGACGTCGTCAACAAGGACGTCCGAACGTTCAGCCGCGGTGGCGAAGAGGCATACCGGGCGGCTCAACAGCGGGGGGTTCGGTTCTTCCGGTACGACCAGGACACCCCCGCGGGCGAGGCGCTCGAGTACGATCCCGACGACGGCGAGCTGTCCTTCCACGAACGCACGCTCGATCGGGAGGTCGTCCTCGAGCCGGACCTGATCGTGCTCGCGACCGGGTTGCGGTCGAACGGCGCCGACGAGGAGAACGACGTGGCGAGCCAGCTCACCGTCACTCGCGACGAAGAGGAGTTCCTGCTGGAGAGCCACCCGAAGCTCGGCCCGGTCGAGGCCAGCGTCGGCGGCGTGTTCATGGCCGGCACCGCCCAGGGACCGAAGGGCGTCCGCGACGCCGTCGACGGGGCGCTGGGGACGGCTGCCAAGGCTGACGCGCTACTCTCGAAGGACGAAATCGCACAGGAACCGCTCGCCGCGCAGATCGACCCCGAGACCTGTATCGGGTGCACCCGGTGTGCTGACGTGTGTCCGTACAACGCCGTAGAGGGTGAAGCACAGGACGTCCACAGCGTGATCGAGGCAGCCTGCATGGGGTGTGGCACCTGCGCCTCGGCCTGCCCGACCGACTCGATCACGATGCCCGGGTTCACCGACGAGCAGATCAAAGCCCAGATCAGCGCCGCGCTGGAACACAACCCCGAGGAGAAGGTACTCACCTTCGCGTGCAACTGGTGTTCCTACGCCGGCGCCGACCAGGCCGGCATCGAGAAGCGCAACTATCCCGAGAGCATCCGGATCGTCCGGACGATGTGTTCCGGCCGGGTCGACGAGGAGTTCGTCGATCACGCCTTCGAGGAGGGCGCCGGCGCGGTGCTGGTGACGGGCTGTCACATCGGCGACTGCCACTACATCGACGCCAACACCTACACCGAAGAGCGCGTTCAGCGGTGGCAGAACAAACTCGACGAGGAGGACGAGGGGCGGCTCCAGCTCGAGTGGATCAGCGCCGCCGAGGGCGAACGGTTCGCCTCCAAGGCCACCGAGATGGACGAGGTCGTCCGGGAGTTCGTCGAGACCCGTGCCCGCGCCGACGGCGGCTGTTGTGGCGACTGTGATGCTGGCTCGGCGGCGGGAGGTGATCGCCCATGA